From one Deltaproteobacteria bacterium genomic stretch:
- a CDS encoding amidohydrolase, with product MSAKQHAQSAAIRARVNHPIIDSDGHQVEMGPIFFDYLKAEAGQKVAERMPAFSIDGYPDAGWWTLSPQERHDRRSLRPTWWASPARNTKDLATAFYPKLFHERMDELGLDLSVIYPTVGLLIVQIADEEVRRAAARAVNKMKAEMFAGYTDRLLPVATIPMHTPQEAVEELEYAVRKLGLRAIMMASYVRRQIKAAARISPEAARYTYWLDTYGLDSEHDYDPVWAKCVELGVSPTFHSVGYGWGSRATPTNYVHNHLGNFASSADAVCRGLFMGGVPKRFPTLTFAFMEGGVAWARQLYCDLISHWDKRNWEEVQKYNPAYVDRDAFLDFSRRYGGTLLEGRAEEILRAYQIFMSRGEDPALLDEWKPSGITSPEEIRDIFTKRFYFGCEGDDPMNTLAFDTKGSPFNAELYALYGSDLGHWDVPDMSDAAHEAYELVEDGLMSEGDFRKMVFTNPVKFWTSTNPNFFLGTIVEGAVRQDV from the coding sequence ATGTCAGCGAAACAGCACGCACAGTCTGCGGCGATTCGTGCACGTGTGAATCATCCCATCATTGATTCTGACGGTCACCAGGTCGAAATGGGGCCGATCTTTTTCGATTACCTCAAAGCAGAAGCCGGACAAAAGGTCGCTGAACGCATGCCGGCTTTTTCAATCGACGGATACCCTGATGCTGGATGGTGGACGCTGTCGCCACAAGAACGCCATGACCGCCGGAGTCTGCGACCCACCTGGTGGGCCTCTCCTGCACGCAACACCAAAGATCTCGCGACCGCCTTTTATCCCAAACTGTTTCACGAGCGCATGGATGAGCTCGGACTCGACCTCTCCGTCATATATCCAACTGTTGGTTTGCTGATTGTACAGATTGCCGATGAAGAAGTACGACGAGCTGCAGCACGTGCGGTCAACAAAATGAAAGCCGAGATGTTTGCCGGCTATACTGATCGCCTGCTTCCGGTGGCAACGATTCCTATGCACACGCCACAAGAAGCCGTAGAAGAGCTGGAGTATGCCGTGCGTAAATTAGGATTGCGAGCGATAATGATGGCGAGTTATGTGCGCCGCCAGATCAAGGCTGCCGCACGTATCTCGCCTGAAGCCGCACGCTACACCTATTGGCTCGATACCTACGGGCTCGATAGCGAGCATGATTACGATCCAGTATGGGCGAAGTGTGTGGAGTTGGGCGTGTCGCCGACCTTTCATTCAGTGGGTTATGGCTGGGGGAGCCGCGCGACACCAACCAACTATGTGCATAATCATCTCGGCAATTTTGCCTCAAGTGCGGATGCCGTCTGTCGTGGGTTGTTTATGGGTGGGGTGCCGAAGCGGTTTCCCACTCTGACCTTTGCTTTCATGGAAGGCGGAGTTGCGTGGGCGCGTCAGCTCTATTGCGATTTGATTTCGCATTGGGACAAACGCAATTGGGAGGAAGTGCAAAAATACAACCCCGCGTATGTCGATCGTGACGCCTTTCTCGACTTCTCCCGTCGCTATGGTGGAACGCTGCTAGAGGGACGCGCTGAAGAGATCTTGCGCGCGTATCAGATCTTTATGTCACGTGGTGAAGATCCTGCATTGCTCGACGAATGGAAGCCGAGCGGCATTACCAGCCCTGAAGAAATTCGCGACATCTTCACAAAGCGTTTCTATTTCGGCTGTGAAGGCGATGATCCGATGAATACGCTGGCCTTTGATACCAAAGGCTCGCCGTTCAATGCCGAACTGTATGCGCTGTACGGTTCAGACTTAGGCCATTGGGACGTGCCCGACATGAGCGATGCCGCGCACGAAGCCTACGAACTCGTCGAAGACGGACTCATGAGCGAAGGCGATTTTCGTAAGATGGTCTTTACCAATCCAGTAAAGTTCTGGACGTCGACCAATCCGAATTTCTTTCTGGGGACGATTGTCGAGGGGGCGGTGCGGCAAGATGTCTGA
- a CDS encoding biphenyl 2,3-dioxygenase: protein MSTKTLKTARQRGKLAPIRFAHAVLQTNKLPHMLHWYQTVLEADIQYENEWIAFLTYDEEHHRLALVARPGTVDRVPNAAGLAHLAYAYVDMDELVTTYERLKAAGIVPVRTINHGPTTSMYYADPDGNQVELQIDNYDTPEECHAWFFTPEFAKNPIGILFNPDDLVEKFHAGVPVTQLKQIGFLHLDNP, encoded by the coding sequence ATGAGCACCAAGACTCTCAAGACCGCACGTCAACGCGGGAAACTGGCTCCGATCCGTTTTGCCCATGCGGTGCTGCAGACCAACAAACTGCCGCACATGCTTCATTGGTACCAAACCGTGCTTGAGGCGGACATCCAATATGAGAATGAATGGATCGCGTTTCTGACCTACGACGAAGAACATCACCGACTAGCCTTGGTCGCACGTCCCGGCACAGTCGATCGCGTTCCAAACGCTGCGGGCCTAGCGCATCTGGCGTATGCATATGTCGACATGGATGAGCTGGTTACCACCTACGAACGACTGAAAGCGGCTGGGATTGTGCCGGTGCGGACGATCAATCACGGTCCGACTACGTCAATGTACTACGCCGATCCCGATGGTAATCAAGTTGAGCTGCAAATTGACAACTATGATACGCCTGAAGAATGTCACGCCTGGTTCTTCACGCCTGAGTTTGCCAAGAATCCTATCGGGATCTTGTTTAATCCAGATGACCTCGTTGAGAAGTTCCATGCCGGTGTTCCCGTGACGCAATTGAAGCAGATTGGGTTTCTGCATCTGGATAACCCTTGA
- a CDS encoding type II toxin-antitoxin system RelE/ParE family toxin, with translation MAELIWTEPALSDLDAIADYIALDNPEAARVLVQRVFQHVEQLAEYPESGSRPRELRGSRYRQIVEPPCRVFYRYDGQRVFVLHVMRGEMRLRASQLGKRDRQTRKS, from the coding sequence ATGGCTGAGCTGATCTGGACCGAGCCTGCACTGAGCGATTTAGACGCAATCGCTGACTATATTGCCCTGGATAATCCAGAGGCAGCGCGTGTTTTGGTGCAGCGCGTATTTCAGCATGTTGAACAGCTAGCCGAGTATCCTGAAAGCGGTTCACGGCCTAGAGAATTGCGCGGTTCCCGTTATCGGCAGATTGTCGAACCACCGTGTCGCGTGTTCTATCGCTACGATGGTCAACGAGTCTTTGTTCTACATGTCATGCGTGGAGAGATGCGCTTGCGGGCGAGTCAGCTTGGTAAAAGGGATCGACAAACGAGGAAGAGTTAG
- a CDS encoding dienelactone hydrolase family protein, which translates to MKTETVEYKDGGVTLKGHLAYDDQSSNKKPGILVMPEAFGLGVNAKRRAEMLAALGYVALAGDPYGNGFETSDLQEAIKLATPLMTDPAKFRARGRAGLDKLASLPQVDSSRLAVIGYCMGGTFSLELARDGAPVKGVVSFHGNLATQKPAEQGKVKGKVLVCHGAEDPFVPQATVNAFEKEMTAAGVDWQLIAYGGVVHSFTNPNAASVGNPGIAYNKAADERSWKSMRDFFSEIFA; encoded by the coding sequence ATGAAGACAGAAACGGTTGAGTACAAAGATGGGGGGGTCACACTGAAGGGACACCTGGCCTACGATGACCAGAGTTCGAACAAAAAGCCCGGCATTCTGGTGATGCCAGAAGCGTTCGGTCTTGGCGTCAACGCAAAGAGGCGTGCAGAAATGCTAGCGGCGCTCGGTTATGTGGCGCTGGCTGGTGACCCGTATGGTAACGGATTTGAAACCTCGGATCTGCAAGAAGCCATCAAACTCGCCACACCACTCATGACCGATCCAGCAAAATTCCGCGCACGCGGACGCGCAGGGTTGGACAAACTTGCATCATTGCCACAAGTCGACTCCAGCCGCTTAGCGGTGATTGGCTATTGCATGGGTGGAACGTTCTCTCTTGAATTGGCCCGCGATGGCGCACCAGTAAAGGGTGTCGTTTCTTTTCACGGCAATCTCGCCACCCAGAAGCCAGCCGAGCAAGGCAAAGTCAAAGGGAAGGTCTTAGTCTGTCATGGCGCAGAAGATCCCTTTGTCCCACAGGCAACAGTCAACGCTTTCGAAAAAGAGATGACTGCTGCTGGTGTCGACTGGCAACTCATCGCCTACGGCGGTGTAGTGCATAGCTTCACTAATCCTAATGCAGCCAGCGTCGGCAATCCGGGGATTGCGTACAACAAAGCAGCCGATGAGCGTTCGTGGAAGTCGATGCGCGATTTCTTTAGTGAGATTTTTGCGTAA
- a CDS encoding type II toxin-antitoxin system Phd/YefM family antitoxin — translation MRTELVTTLKRKATEIISEVDREKVPVLITQHGRPAAYLVDVETYEKLKQRLAILEGIARGERAIEQGRVVSHAEAKKRLARWLS, via the coding sequence ATGCGTACCGAACTCGTTACCACTTTGAAGCGGAAGGCAACGGAGATCATTTCAGAGGTGGACCGTGAGAAGGTCCCGGTGCTGATTACTCAGCATGGTCGTCCTGCAGCCTATCTTGTAGATGTAGAAACCTATGAGAAGCTCAAGCAAAGATTAGCCATCCTTGAGGGGATTGCACGTGGAGAGCGCGCCATTGAGCAAGGTCGGGTTGTGTCCCATGCCGAAGCAAAGAAACGACTTGCACGATGGCTGAGCTGA
- a CDS encoding amidohydrolase: protein MSGYTIIDVDTHVTESPDVWTKRVPAHMKDAVPRLDKDEKGRLWWYLGGHRIANPGLTATAGVGDMTSWPKSYEEMHPGAYDAKARLKYMDEMGIWAMVMYPNVGGFGSQQFLKLKDPEMMIACVRAYNDWQTEWASADSRRLLPITSTPFWDVQEAVKEVRRCAAMGHKGILFTGEPQGLGQPLLGDPHWNPLWEVACELDLPISFHIGSGNMEDGIQGMKMKQYGRMATFTELSVNVFLRNGIHLNDLIMSGVLCRYPKIKFISVESGIGWIPFSLEALDYQFTDNKVSKERPEFTMLPSEYFARNVYACYWFEQTAPRRLIDKVGTDNVLFETDFPHPTSIYGEEVHKRIKGGLSDCTEEVRTKILWSNAQKLYKVAQPTAADEAKRQVVAGH from the coding sequence ATGAGCGGCTATACAATCATTGACGTCGATACTCATGTCACGGAGTCACCAGACGTCTGGACCAAACGCGTTCCCGCCCACATGAAAGACGCGGTACCTCGTCTCGACAAAGATGAGAAAGGACGCCTGTGGTGGTACCTCGGCGGCCATCGTATTGCTAACCCAGGACTCACAGCAACCGCTGGTGTCGGTGATATGACAAGCTGGCCAAAGTCATATGAAGAAATGCATCCCGGCGCCTACGATGCCAAAGCACGTCTCAAATACATGGACGAAATGGGCATTTGGGCGATGGTCATGTATCCCAACGTTGGTGGTTTCGGCAGCCAACAGTTCCTCAAGTTGAAAGACCCCGAGATGATGATCGCTTGTGTGCGAGCGTACAACGACTGGCAGACCGAATGGGCCTCGGCTGATTCACGCCGCTTGCTACCGATCACATCTACGCCCTTCTGGGACGTGCAAGAAGCCGTCAAGGAAGTACGGCGCTGCGCAGCGATGGGGCACAAAGGCATTCTTTTTACTGGCGAGCCGCAGGGCTTGGGACAACCGCTTCTTGGTGACCCACACTGGAACCCACTGTGGGAGGTCGCCTGTGAACTCGATCTGCCGATCAGCTTCCATATTGGCTCAGGCAACATGGAAGATGGTATCCAAGGCATGAAGATGAAGCAGTATGGCCGTATGGCGACATTCACCGAACTCTCTGTGAATGTATTCCTGCGCAACGGCATTCATTTGAACGACCTCATCATGTCCGGCGTGCTGTGCCGTTACCCCAAGATCAAATTTATTTCCGTTGAAAGTGGCATCGGCTGGATTCCGTTCTCGCTCGAAGCATTAGACTATCAATTCACCGATAATAAGGTTTCGAAAGAACGGCCAGAATTCACAATGCTGCCGTCCGAATACTTCGCGCGTAACGTGTATGCCTGCTACTGGTTCGAGCAAACGGCACCGCGACGCCTGATCGATAAAGTAGGCACTGACAACGTTCTTTTTGAAACTGACTTCCCGCACCCGACTTCGATCTACGGTGAGGAAGTCCACAAACGGATCAAAGGCGGCCTTTCGGATTGCACCGAAGAAGTTCGCACCAAGATTCTGTGGAGTAATGCACAGAAGCTCTACAAAGTAGCTCAGCCCACCGCCGCAGATGAAGCAAAGCGGCAAGTGGTGGCTGGGCATTAA
- a CDS encoding acetamidase/formamidase family protein — translation MSIATATYIAIDRKKTLSEEPATGHNRWHPDIPPVVKVDPGQVVGIETRDAFDGQVNPNSSAADLLKTSLGVVHPLTGPVYVNGAEPGDLLEVTIVDVEAQPFGFTVQVPGFGFLRDVFTEPHIVRWTIANGFATSPDLPGVRIPGAPFMGVIGVAPSHELLAKINQRETDLSKRGGVLLLPDASGAIPADPKIAQNAMRTIAPHETGGNVDIKQLSKGTTLRIPVYVPGALFSVGDAHFAQGDGESCGTAVEMSATFYGSFNLIKGAAKKYNIQDVQFYRNDYFTSPEMAVPRRFFATTGQSCTREGVAHSEDATLAARNALLNMIDYLVHERGFTRQQAYAITSVAVDLKVSELVDVPNFVVSAFLPLDIFV, via the coding sequence ATGAGTATTGCAACTGCCACGTATATCGCAATCGACCGCAAGAAAACTCTCAGTGAAGAACCAGCCACAGGCCACAACCGCTGGCATCCAGATATTCCACCAGTGGTGAAAGTCGACCCAGGGCAAGTCGTCGGCATCGAGACTCGGGACGCGTTCGATGGACAGGTTAACCCGAACTCCTCTGCTGCAGACCTGCTGAAAACGAGCCTTGGTGTGGTGCACCCACTGACTGGGCCAGTCTACGTTAACGGTGCAGAACCAGGGGATTTACTCGAAGTGACAATCGTTGATGTCGAGGCACAGCCGTTTGGATTCACTGTGCAAGTGCCGGGCTTTGGTTTCCTGCGTGATGTGTTCACTGAACCACATATCGTGCGCTGGACGATTGCCAACGGTTTTGCCACTTCGCCTGATCTGCCAGGCGTACGCATTCCCGGTGCGCCGTTTATGGGCGTGATCGGTGTTGCGCCATCACACGAGTTGTTGGCCAAAATCAATCAGCGAGAGACTGACTTGTCGAAACGCGGTGGCGTGTTGTTGCTACCGGATGCGAGTGGAGCGATTCCCGCTGATCCCAAGATTGCTCAAAACGCGATGCGCACCATCGCACCGCATGAGACCGGCGGCAATGTTGATATCAAGCAGCTCTCGAAAGGGACGACGTTGCGTATTCCTGTCTATGTTCCTGGTGCCTTGTTCTCAGTTGGTGATGCACACTTTGCTCAGGGCGACGGTGAGAGCTGTGGGACTGCGGTCGAGATGAGTGCCACGTTCTATGGTTCGTTCAACCTCATCAAAGGCGCAGCCAAGAAATACAACATCCAGGATGTGCAATTTTATCGTAACGACTATTTTACTTCGCCAGAGATGGCAGTGCCGCGCCGGTTCTTCGCCACGACAGGGCAGTCCTGCACCCGCGAAGGTGTGGCGCACTCAGAAGATGCGACGCTCGCTGCACGCAATGCGCTGCTCAACATGATTGATTATCTGGTGCACGAACGTGGCTTCACGCGTCAACAAGCGTATGCGATTACCAGTGTGGCAGTGGACCTCAAAGTGAGTGAGCTGGTGGATGTGCCAAACTTTGTCGTCTCGGCATTCCTACCGTTGGATATTTTTGTGTGA
- a CDS encoding amidohydrolase family protein, with protein sequence MHDVVIRGGKVVDGTGKPAFTGDVAIANGKIAAVGKDVGSAKKTVNADGLLVAPAWVDAHTHYDGQVAWDQQMTPSLWHGVSTVVMGNCGVGFAPATPDRHEWLISLMESVEDIPSKSLVAGLPWGWQSFPEYLDVLEKMPRTLDVGGMITHGAMRAFVMGERGARNEAATAEDMARMAAIAKEAVLAGGLGFSTSRTLVHATPDGEPVPGTYASEEELSVIARAVRSTGRGVMEVVPRGIAGETPELVQEVEMLIRISRNTGCTLTFLLAQNNTYPDQWRDVMTRCSAAVEGGVRIVPMVFARPVCVLFSFQGDNPFEYLPSFQPLKKLSHDEKVAALRNPELRQKLVTEADPNTTGMSLLYQNPMVWERTYPMGEKLSYEPASSNSIAAIAKRENRNPREVVYDLMLEQNGRAFLMYAAAGYAQGNAKPLRELICDPITVMGGSDAGAHVRQIIDAGVPTYALTHWTRDKAADDPARLPLEFVVKKLTHDSARLFGMTDRGTLEPGAKADVNIIDYNNLSVSYPEMIYDLPAGMPRLMQTARGYEKTFVSGEVVQENGKDTGARPGRIVRSR encoded by the coding sequence ATGCATGATGTCGTGATTCGAGGCGGGAAAGTTGTTGATGGAACCGGAAAGCCCGCCTTTACCGGAGATGTAGCGATTGCCAATGGCAAGATTGCCGCGGTAGGAAAAGACGTCGGTAGCGCCAAGAAAACCGTGAACGCCGATGGTTTGCTTGTGGCCCCAGCATGGGTCGATGCGCACACGCATTATGATGGTCAGGTCGCGTGGGATCAGCAGATGACCCCATCGCTATGGCACGGCGTCTCGACTGTGGTCATGGGTAACTGCGGAGTCGGTTTTGCCCCGGCAACTCCGGATCGGCATGAATGGCTCATTAGCCTGATGGAAAGTGTGGAAGATATTCCTAGCAAGTCACTGGTTGCAGGACTGCCGTGGGGATGGCAGAGCTTTCCTGAATATCTTGATGTACTCGAAAAAATGCCGCGCACGTTGGATGTCGGCGGTATGATCACTCACGGTGCTATGCGTGCCTTTGTCATGGGTGAGCGTGGCGCACGCAATGAAGCTGCCACTGCTGAAGACATGGCGCGGATGGCCGCGATCGCTAAAGAAGCCGTGTTAGCTGGTGGATTGGGATTCTCTACTTCTCGGACACTGGTCCATGCGACGCCTGATGGTGAGCCTGTCCCTGGGACGTACGCTTCTGAAGAAGAACTCAGCGTCATTGCGAGAGCCGTGCGTTCAACTGGTCGTGGAGTCATGGAAGTTGTCCCGCGTGGTATTGCCGGTGAGACCCCGGAACTCGTGCAAGAAGTGGAAATGCTGATCCGCATTTCTCGTAACACAGGGTGTACACTGACCTTCTTGTTAGCGCAGAACAACACCTATCCCGACCAGTGGCGTGACGTCATGACAAGATGCTCGGCTGCAGTCGAAGGTGGCGTTCGCATCGTACCGATGGTCTTTGCCCGTCCGGTATGTGTGTTGTTCAGCTTCCAAGGCGACAACCCCTTTGAATATCTGCCGAGCTTCCAGCCGCTGAAAAAACTTTCCCACGATGAAAAGGTTGCGGCTCTACGTAACCCAGAGTTACGTCAAAAGCTGGTGACAGAAGCGGATCCCAATACGACAGGTATGTCACTGCTGTATCAGAATCCGATGGTATGGGAGCGCACTTACCCCATGGGCGAAAAGCTGAGCTACGAGCCAGCCAGCAGCAATAGCATTGCTGCTATCGCCAAGCGTGAAAACCGCAATCCTCGCGAAGTCGTCTACGATTTGATGCTGGAACAGAATGGCCGCGCGTTCTTAATGTACGCTGCCGCTGGTTACGCGCAAGGCAATGCCAAACCGCTGCGTGAACTGATCTGCGATCCGATCACGGTTATGGGTGGCAGTGATGCTGGCGCGCATGTGCGTCAGATCATTGATGCTGGGGTGCCGACATATGCATTGACGCACTGGACGCGTGACAAAGCTGCGGATGATCCAGCCCGCCTCCCGCTTGAGTTCGTGGTGAAGAAATTGACCCATGACAGCGCACGGCTCTTTGGCATGACCGATCGTGGGACGTTGGAGCCAGGTGCAAAGGCGGATGTCAACATCATCGATTATAACAATCTGAGTGTCAGCTACCCTGAGATGATCTATGATCTCCCGGCTGGCATGCCGCGCCTCATGCAGACTGCACGTGGGTACGAGAAGACCTTCGTCAGTGGTGAAGTCGTGCAAGAGAACGGCAAAGACACCGGCGCTCGTCCTGGCCGGATTGTTCGTAGTCGATAA
- a CDS encoding alpha/beta hydrolase has product MSITEHTVKTSRHTTFYLAAGPEDGPLVIFVHGWPELSISWRHQLPALAALGFRVIAPDMRGYGRSSVYNTHGDYAQEHIVRDMLDLIDALERNKAVWVGHDWGSPVVWDLASHHPDRCHAVANLCVPYYTIERGLDHTVTLVDRKLYPADEYPVGQWDYMRYYEESFAEAIAPMDASPYNFVKLIFRKGNPDGEGKPAMTATARKSHGMIGLRTIPDFPRDGDVVSEEDLRMYASALERNGFFGPSSWYMNHKVNEEYGKTAKNNSYLDMPVLFLNARYDFVCECTHSRLAEPMRTYCRNLTEVNIRSGHWMAQEKPLEVNAALVNWLVTKVPGVWPQPR; this is encoded by the coding sequence ATGTCGATCACTGAACACACTGTCAAAACCTCCAGACATACAACTTTCTATCTCGCTGCTGGCCCAGAAGATGGGCCGCTCGTGATCTTTGTCCACGGCTGGCCTGAACTATCAATTAGCTGGCGGCATCAACTCCCGGCCCTAGCAGCGCTGGGCTTTCGCGTCATTGCGCCGGATATGCGCGGGTACGGACGCTCCTCGGTCTATAACACTCATGGTGATTATGCCCAAGAACATATCGTGCGTGACATGCTTGATCTGATTGACGCACTCGAGCGGAACAAAGCCGTATGGGTCGGGCACGATTGGGGGAGTCCAGTGGTATGGGATCTGGCCAGCCATCATCCTGATCGCTGTCACGCCGTCGCCAATCTCTGTGTGCCGTATTACACCATCGAACGTGGCTTGGATCATACAGTGACATTAGTTGATCGCAAATTGTACCCCGCAGATGAGTATCCTGTCGGCCAGTGGGATTACATGCGCTATTACGAAGAGAGTTTTGCCGAAGCCATCGCGCCGATGGACGCCAGTCCCTACAATTTTGTCAAACTCATCTTCCGCAAAGGCAATCCTGACGGCGAAGGCAAACCGGCGATGACTGCCACAGCGCGGAAAAGTCATGGCATGATCGGTCTCCGCACGATTCCCGATTTTCCCCGCGATGGCGATGTTGTCTCTGAAGAAGATCTACGTATGTATGCCTCTGCGTTAGAACGCAACGGATTCTTCGGTCCGTCGTCGTGGTACATGAATCATAAAGTGAATGAGGAGTACGGCAAAACCGCCAAGAACAATAGCTACCTCGACATGCCAGTGTTGTTTCTCAACGCACGCTATGATTTTGTGTGTGAATGTACGCACTCACGGTTAGCAGAACCGATGCGGACCTACTGTCGTAACCTCACGGAAGTCAACATCCGTTCAGGTCACTGGATGGCGCAGGAGAAGCCACTGGAAGTGAATGCGGCGTTAGTGAATTGGCTGGTGACAAAAGTCCCAGGCGTATGGCCACAGCCGAGGTAG
- a CDS encoding 2-methylfumaryl-CoA isomerase, translating to MKGILSGLRVIEGSAFVAAPLGGMTLAQLGADVIRFDQIGGGLDYQRWPLADDGQSLFWAGLNKGKRSIQIDLRSPRGRELATALITAPGDNNGLFLTNFPARDWLEYEGLARHRKDLVMVALTGNPDGTSEVDYTVNPATGFPWATGPRNLAEPLNSVLPAWDIALGTLATVGLLAAERHRRLTAEGQLVRLSLSDVAFAMVGNLGRIAEARLGGRDQHKDGNYLYGAFGHDFETRDGRRVMVVALTARQWNALVDVTGIAEACQSIEQVTGHDLSTETGRFEARDLIAALLRPWFASRSLATIRDTFAGTNVSWGPYQTFRQLVTEDPRCSLANPMFAEVEHPGVGTYVMPGSPLDFSEVSRVPVRRAPLLGENTDEVLTDVLGLSSHEIARLHDQKVVAGTSK from the coding sequence ATGAAAGGCATTCTTTCTGGTCTACGAGTAATCGAAGGTTCCGCTTTTGTTGCGGCACCACTTGGGGGGATGACACTCGCGCAACTCGGTGCGGATGTGATCCGTTTTGATCAAATCGGTGGTGGGCTCGACTATCAGCGATGGCCTTTGGCTGATGATGGCCAGAGTCTTTTCTGGGCTGGACTGAACAAAGGCAAACGCTCGATTCAGATTGACTTGCGCTCGCCACGTGGACGAGAACTCGCGACTGCACTGATTACTGCGCCTGGCGACAATAACGGTCTGTTTCTTACTAATTTCCCTGCCCGTGACTGGCTCGAATATGAAGGGCTGGCGCGGCACCGCAAAGATCTCGTCATGGTAGCGCTAACCGGTAACCCGGATGGCACCAGTGAAGTGGACTATACAGTGAACCCAGCCACAGGGTTCCCGTGGGCGACCGGACCGCGCAACCTGGCTGAGCCGCTTAATAGTGTCTTACCGGCGTGGGATATCGCACTCGGAACACTGGCGACGGTGGGTCTGCTTGCGGCTGAACGTCACCGGCGGTTAACTGCTGAAGGCCAGCTCGTTCGTCTTTCACTGTCTGATGTTGCCTTTGCTATGGTTGGCAATCTTGGTCGTATAGCTGAGGCACGTCTCGGCGGACGAGATCAACATAAAGATGGTAACTATCTATATGGGGCTTTCGGGCACGATTTTGAGACCCGTGATGGACGGCGAGTCATGGTTGTTGCACTCACCGCTCGGCAGTGGAATGCACTGGTTGATGTGACAGGTATTGCTGAGGCCTGCCAGAGCATTGAGCAGGTGACCGGCCACGACCTCAGCACTGAGACTGGTCGTTTCGAGGCTCGCGATTTGATTGCTGCGTTGCTACGTCCATGGTTCGCGTCGCGCAGCCTGGCAACCATCCGTGATACGTTTGCGGGCACCAACGTCTCCTGGGGACCGTATCAAACATTCCGACAACTTGTGACAGAGGACCCACGCTGTTCGCTGGCGAATCCGATGTTTGCAGAAGTCGAACACCCTGGGGTTGGTACGTATGTGATGCCGGGCTCGCCGTTAGATTTTTCCGAAGTATCGCGCGTGCCGGTTCGGCGCGCACCACTGCTCGGCGAAAATACCGACGAGGTGTTGACCGACGTGTTAGGATTGAGTTCTCACGAGATCGCACGCTTGCATGATCAGAAAGTTGTTGCTGGTACATCAAAATAA
- a CDS encoding alpha/beta fold hydrolase, with protein sequence MSTFVLIHGGCHGAWCWYKVVPALEKRGHTVIAPDLPSHGRDKTPVATVTLKSYVDTVCDILDAQREPVVLVGHSMGGGIITQTAEYRPDKIKTLVYLTALLPANGESMGTVLRRNTESALNGNFVVNADKSASMVREDALVDGFYADCSAEDVALAKLLLTPQASAPIKDKVQTSAERFGRVPRVAIECLQDRAHPLTFQRSVYPTFPFQKVIAMDTSHSPFFSVPEELAAYLAAL encoded by the coding sequence GTGAGTACATTCGTATTGATTCATGGCGGTTGTCATGGCGCGTGGTGTTGGTACAAAGTCGTGCCAGCGCTAGAAAAGCGTGGTCACACCGTGATTGCTCCAGACTTGCCCAGTCATGGCAGAGACAAGACGCCAGTCGCAACGGTGACGTTGAAGTCTTACGTAGATACGGTTTGTGACATTCTTGATGCACAGCGTGAGCCTGTGGTGTTGGTAGGACACAGCATGGGTGGTGGAATCATTACCCAGACGGCTGAATACCGGCCAGACAAAATCAAGACGTTGGTGTACCTCACTGCGCTGCTGCCGGCGAATGGCGAGTCAATGGGAACCGTCTTGCGGCGCAATACAGAGTCAGCGTTGAACGGGAATTTTGTTGTCAATGCTGACAAGAGCGCTTCGATGGTACGCGAAGACGCTCTCGTCGATGGGTTTTACGCAGACTGCTCGGCTGAAGATGTTGCCCTAGCCAAGCTGCTGTTGACGCCGCAAGCGTCCGCTCCGATAAAAGACAAAGTACAGACCAGTGCCGAACGCTTCGGGAGAGTCCCTCGGGTGGCGATTGAGTGCCTGCAGGACCGCGCCCATCCACTAACTTTCCAAAGAAGTGTGTATCCGACGTTTCCGTTCCAGAAAGTGATTGCCATGGACACCAGTCACTCCCCGTTTTTCTCAGTGCCTGAGGAACTCGCAGCGTATTTGGCGGCGTTGTAA